A genomic stretch from Pontivivens ytuae includes:
- a CDS encoding FliI/YscN family ATPase, with protein sequence MPISLADLTDQVRDTPRLVQFGRVLTVAAERITALGLDRTVELGTLVGWEGGRGEVVALEDGAAIISPHGNVAGLRPGMPLRPLPDPGRAPHDGWLGRVVDAFGQPLDGAPLAPGVPREDQGAPHPLSRRALGFRLDTGVPALDTMLPLVRGQRMGLFAGSGVGKSRLLLDLARNVQADVVIFALLGERGRDLKIMLDEGLAPVRDRSVAVVASSDRPALERRRALETALRAAEHFRDRGAHVLLLVDSLTRFAEAHREVALASGEAASLRGHPPSTPHRLASLVERMGPGIGSAGDITAVMTALVAGSDMEEPVADMVRGLLDGHIVLDRDIAERGRFPAIDVETSVSRALPDAATPEENILIREVRHLMARAAEVEPLRRAGLYEAGTDPERDRAVALSPVLDTFFGRRDLKSAESSFQALAAIVAKRS encoded by the coding sequence ATGCCCATTTCCCTTGCAGACCTAACGGATCAGGTGCGCGACACCCCGCGTTTGGTGCAGTTCGGACGGGTGTTGACCGTGGCGGCGGAGCGAATCACAGCGCTTGGTCTGGACCGGACGGTGGAGCTCGGGACGCTGGTCGGATGGGAGGGCGGCCGAGGTGAGGTCGTAGCTCTCGAGGATGGCGCCGCCATCATCAGCCCCCATGGCAACGTCGCTGGCCTGCGGCCCGGCATGCCGTTGCGACCCCTGCCCGATCCCGGGCGCGCGCCTCATGACGGCTGGCTCGGCCGCGTTGTGGATGCCTTCGGACAACCGCTCGACGGCGCACCGCTCGCGCCGGGCGTTCCGCGAGAAGATCAGGGGGCACCGCATCCCCTCTCGCGCCGCGCGCTCGGGTTCCGCCTCGACACCGGCGTTCCCGCGCTCGACACGATGCTGCCGCTGGTGCGGGGGCAGCGCATGGGCCTCTTCGCGGGATCAGGGGTCGGCAAGTCGCGCCTGCTCCTCGATCTCGCCCGAAACGTTCAGGCCGACGTGGTCATCTTCGCTCTTCTGGGTGAGCGGGGTCGCGACCTGAAGATCATGCTGGACGAAGGCCTCGCACCGGTTCGGGACCGCAGCGTCGCCGTGGTCGCCAGCTCCGACCGCCCCGCCCTCGAACGCCGACGCGCGCTCGAAACCGCTCTGCGCGCCGCCGAGCATTTCCGGGACCGCGGAGCCCACGTCCTGTTGCTGGTCGACTCCCTGACCCGCTTCGCCGAAGCCCACCGCGAGGTCGCGCTGGCCTCCGGGGAAGCCGCCAGCCTGCGTGGCCATCCCCCCTCGACCCCACATCGCCTCGCAAGCCTGGTCGAACGGATGGGACCCGGCATCGGATCCGCCGGGGACATCACGGCTGTCATGACGGCCCTCGTCGCCGGCTCCGATATGGAAGAGCCCGTCGCGGACATGGTCCGAGGCCTTCTCGACGGCCACATCGTCCTCGACCGCGACATCGCCGAACGTGGGCGGTTCCCCGCGATCGACGTCGAAACCTCCGTCTCCCGCGCACTGCCGGACGCCGCAACGCCCGAGGAGAACATCCTGATCCGCGAGGTCCGACACCTGATGGCCCGCGCCGCCGAGGTCGAACCCCTCCGCCGCGCTGGTCTCTACGAGGCGGGAACCGACCCCGAGCGCGACCGCGCAGTGGCCCTCTCACCCGTCCTCGACACCTTCTTCGGCCGCCGCGACCTTAAAAGCGCCGAAAGCTCGTTCCAAGCTCTTGCAGCGATCGTCGCAAAGAGGAGCTAA
- a CDS encoding DUF1217 domain-containing protein, producing the protein MQPLLPLDGIAGFRFLERSLADQQNRFAAGPLVERELGYFRERIADIQSAEELVGDYRLLRVALGAFGLGDEVDKRFFLRRILEEGTGSPDALARKLVDPRYREFSAAFGFGDPGGARTGLPGFAEAIAEQYKVREFEVAVGEQNTDFRLALELKRDIGAIAASPSASTAGWFRVMGSTPLRTVFEAALNLPGQVAQLDIERQRDVFEERALAVFGDRGVDQFTDPGKVDRLIERFFAVRSVDQSAVQSPLVGLFQPLAPLQSTGSQNRFTARLLP; encoded by the coding sequence ATGCAACCGCTACTCCCACTGGATGGCATCGCGGGCTTCCGCTTCCTGGAGCGTTCGCTGGCGGACCAGCAGAACCGCTTTGCGGCGGGACCGCTCGTTGAGCGGGAGCTTGGCTACTTTCGCGAGCGAATTGCCGACATTCAGTCGGCGGAAGAACTGGTTGGCGATTATCGTCTGTTGCGGGTGGCCCTCGGCGCGTTCGGGCTCGGCGACGAAGTTGACAAGCGCTTCTTCCTGCGCCGCATTCTCGAGGAGGGGACCGGATCGCCCGATGCGCTCGCGCGGAAACTCGTAGACCCGCGCTACCGCGAGTTCTCCGCCGCCTTCGGCTTTGGCGACCCGGGGGGCGCAAGAACCGGTTTACCGGGTTTCGCCGAAGCAATTGCCGAGCAGTACAAGGTGCGCGAGTTCGAAGTCGCCGTTGGAGAGCAGAACACCGATTTTCGACTGGCCTTGGAGTTGAAACGCGATATCGGTGCCATTGCAGCTTCCCCGAGTGCCAGCACGGCGGGCTGGTTCCGGGTCATGGGATCGACTCCCCTTCGCACGGTTTTCGAGGCGGCGCTCAACCTGCCGGGTCAGGTGGCGCAGCTCGATATCGAACGGCAGCGTGATGTTTTCGAAGAGCGTGCTCTGGCCGTTTTTGGCGATCGTGGCGTCGATCAGTTCACGGATCCCGGCAAGGTCGACCGCCTGATCGAACGCTTCTTCGCAGTGCGGTCCGTGGATCAGTCGGCTGTGCAGAGCCCTCTTGTCGGGCTCTTTCAACCTCTTGCCCCTTTGCAATCCACGGGGTCGCAAAATCGGTTCACAGCGCGGCTATTGCCCTAG
- the flaF gene encoding flagellar biosynthesis regulator FlaF, which translates to MNHAQQARRAYGAARTGTITPRTAEYDAFARVTARLDAPRTGGAEDYPQLAGALHDNCRLWLALARDLVSDGNRLPEDVRLRLIALAGFVQTHTAQVLRDEAEAAPLIDVNRAIMRGLSSERQVA; encoded by the coding sequence ATGAACCACGCCCAACAGGCCCGCCGCGCCTATGGAGCGGCCCGTACCGGCACGATCACGCCGCGGACGGCCGAATACGATGCTTTCGCTCGGGTCACGGCGCGTCTGGACGCGCCCCGGACCGGAGGTGCCGAAGACTATCCACAGCTTGCCGGCGCGCTGCACGACAACTGCCGGCTCTGGCTCGCCCTCGCACGGGACCTCGTCAGTGACGGGAACCGGTTGCCGGAGGATGTGCGCCTGCGTCTGATCGCGCTCGCAGGCTTCGTCCAGACCCACACTGCGCAAGTCCTGCGCGACGAAGCGGAGGCGGCACCGCTCATTGACGTCAACCGTGCGATCATGCGCGGCCTCTCATCCGAACGACAGGTGGCATGA
- the flbT gene encoding flagellar biosynthesis repressor FlbT codes for MSGLVLKLRPSERLLINGVVIENGDRRTRLHILTRDANVLRLRDAIHPEEATTPVSRVCYVAQLFLAGEADAEDAHSQLSKGIAQLSHVFADGEGRLLIDEAAEHLREGRVYQTMRTLRRLLPVEERLMAPS; via the coding sequence ATGTCAGGTCTCGTTCTGAAACTTCGTCCGTCCGAGCGCCTTCTTATCAACGGCGTCGTGATCGAGAACGGGGATCGCCGCACGCGGCTCCACATTCTGACGCGAGACGCAAACGTGCTTCGGTTGCGCGACGCCATCCATCCGGAGGAGGCAACGACGCCGGTGTCGCGGGTATGCTATGTCGCCCAGCTGTTCCTCGCGGGCGAAGCGGATGCGGAGGATGCGCATTCTCAGCTCAGCAAAGGCATTGCGCAGCTCTCCCACGTCTTCGCCGACGGCGAAGGGCGGCTTCTGATCGACGAGGCTGCCGAGCATCTGCGCGAGGGACGCGTCTACCAGACCATGCGCACCCTCCGCCGCCTTCTGCCAGTCGAAGAGCGACTGATGGCGCCGAGCTGA
- a CDS encoding flagellin translates to MSSILTNNSAMVALDTLRNINMSLSKTQSEISTGLKISSAADNAAIWSISQVMQSDVDGFGAISENLSLGNSTVAVARKAAESIVDLLGDVKTQVVAAQESGNDKAKIQTEIVALRDQVNSIVGAAQFNGVNLLQPGQDISILSSLDRASDGTVSTSAISVSRTDLSAAVEVVGTTATTAGSLLTGTRTGSAVAGNATPANAIVDFTAGGVEAGATYQITLDGNGAAGADTGGVQTFTYVANGTETEVDVSTALKAQIDTYLTDNSLTLITTSQNATTGELTIAIGGGQGTDSINVGIAEFTGGTAAGGLTELGAMDVTTTEGAAQALTDIETLINTAIDAAAAFGSVQGRIETQQSFVQSLTDSLTTGKGALVDADMEEASARLQALQVQQQLGIQSLSIANQAPQNILALFR, encoded by the coding sequence ATGTCCAGCATTCTTACGAACAACAGCGCCATGGTGGCCCTGGACACCCTGCGCAACATCAACATGAGCCTGTCCAAGACCCAGTCGGAGATCTCGACCGGTCTCAAAATCAGCTCCGCCGCAGACAACGCGGCGATCTGGTCGATCAGCCAGGTCATGCAGAGCGACGTCGACGGGTTCGGCGCGATCTCCGAGAACCTGTCGCTCGGCAACTCCACCGTCGCTGTGGCGCGGAAGGCCGCGGAGTCCATTGTGGACCTGCTCGGCGACGTGAAGACACAGGTCGTGGCCGCGCAGGAGTCCGGCAACGACAAGGCCAAGATCCAGACCGAGATCGTGGCCCTGCGCGACCAGGTGAACTCCATCGTCGGTGCAGCCCAGTTCAATGGGGTCAACCTGCTGCAGCCGGGTCAGGACATCTCGATCCTGTCCTCGCTCGACCGCGCCAGCGACGGCACGGTGTCGACCTCCGCGATCTCGGTGAGCCGGACGGATCTGTCGGCTGCTGTCGAGGTCGTCGGCACGACGGCGACGACCGCGGGCTCGCTCCTGACGGGCACGCGGACCGGCTCGGCAGTGGCGGGGAACGCCACTCCTGCGAACGCCATCGTCGATTTCACGGCAGGCGGAGTGGAGGCAGGCGCGACTTACCAGATCACGCTCGACGGCAACGGCGCCGCGGGGGCGGACACTGGCGGCGTTCAGACCTTCACCTATGTCGCGAACGGGACCGAGACCGAAGTCGATGTCTCGACCGCGCTCAAGGCGCAGATCGATACCTATCTGACGGACAATAGCCTGACCCTCATCACCACCTCGCAGAACGCCACGACCGGCGAACTGACGATTGCCATTGGCGGTGGGCAGGGTACCGACAGCATTAATGTCGGCATCGCGGAGTTCACGGGCGGTACCGCTGCGGGCGGGCTGACCGAGCTCGGCGCGATGGACGTGACGACGACGGAAGGCGCCGCGCAGGCCCTGACGGACATCGAGACGCTCATCAACACCGCGATCGATGCCGCCGCCGCCTTTGGTTCGGTCCAGGGCCGGATCGAGACGCAGCAGAGCTTTGTCCAGAGCCTCACCGACTCCCTGACGACCGGCAAAGGCGCATTGGTCGACGCGGATATGGAGGAGGCGTCGGCCCGTCTGCAGGCGCTTCAGGTGCAGCAGCAGCTCGGCATCCAGTCGCTCTCGATCGCCAACCAGGCGCCGCAGAACATCCTCGCGCTGTTCCGCTGA